A single genomic interval of Prochlorococcus marinus XMU1406 harbors:
- a CDS encoding DUF3177 family protein, producing the protein MNVFNQLSIWLSFQLSIIFLIGIPVSLSFWSIKKRNKAVNKLLSIYWKISLLFFISLLLLIGKYNYALAITNISTLLMTVSVWFWNDINDELREYDFSYSLTTTTKIWRWTVTFISFNFLIQSLQNFSCFSFINSDACEIWLEPSSNLYIFIKNLFNFFFGANFTQPIAKFLGLFALSIYILGLIQWSIIKLPKNGRNSYFSENGRN; encoded by the coding sequence TTGAACGTTTTTAATCAACTTTCTATTTGGCTATCTTTTCAACTTTCAATAATTTTCCTTATTGGTATACCTGTCTCTCTATCCTTTTGGTCAATTAAAAAAAGAAATAAAGCAGTTAACAAACTTCTATCAATTTATTGGAAAATATCCCTTTTATTTTTTATAAGCCTTTTACTTTTAATAGGTAAGTATAATTATGCCCTTGCCATAACAAATATTTCAACACTATTAATGACAGTATCAGTTTGGTTTTGGAACGATATAAATGATGAATTAAGAGAATATGATTTTTCTTACTCCCTTACTACAACAACAAAAATATGGAGATGGACAGTAACTTTTATATCTTTCAATTTCTTAATTCAGAGTCTACAAAACTTTAGCTGCTTCTCTTTTATTAATTCGGATGCATGTGAAATATGGCTTGAGCCTTCTTCAAATTTATATATTTTTATAAAAAATTTATTTAATTTTTTCTTCGGAGCTAACTTTACTCAGCCGATAGCAAAATTTTTAGGATTATTTGCATTATCAATCTACATTTTGGGCCTTATTCAATGGTCAATAATCAAATTACCTAAAAATGGAAGAAACTCTTACTTCTCCGAAAATGGCAGAAATTGA
- the trmB gene encoding tRNA (guanosine(46)-N7)-methyltransferase TrmB, producing MRQHVNPLSSNFNQIERIPSLNEMFGDSKLNIHLDIGCAAGDFLFDLALVNTSWNYLGIEIREKLVKNAKLKVLKREIKNLYFVFGNANNILNDVQSKFIIKNLKSISFNFPDPWFKKRHYKRRVIQPEFINILSNSLQKGTLIFIKTDVKDLFDYMDFTISSNFYFKTIDKKDFNYSESFNPNKVKTTREKYVIINQLDIFERIYIKI from the coding sequence ATGAGACAACATGTTAATCCACTTAGTAGTAACTTTAATCAAATTGAGAGAATACCCTCTTTGAATGAAATGTTTGGTGATTCTAAATTGAATATTCATTTAGATATAGGTTGTGCTGCTGGTGATTTTTTATTCGATCTAGCTTTGGTTAATACCAGTTGGAATTATTTGGGAATTGAAATCCGAGAGAAATTAGTCAAAAATGCTAAATTAAAAGTGCTTAAAAGAGAAATCAAAAATCTATATTTTGTATTTGGTAATGCTAATAATATTTTGAATGATGTACAAAGTAAATTTATTATCAAAAATCTAAAAAGTATTTCGTTTAATTTCCCTGATCCATGGTTTAAAAAGAGACATTATAAAAGGCGTGTAATTCAGCCAGAATTTATTAATATTCTCTCAAATTCATTGCAAAAAGGGACTCTAATTTTTATAAAAACAGATGTAAAGGATTTATTCGACTATATGGATTTCACCATATCAAGTAACTTTTATTTTAAAACAATAGATAAAAAGGATTTTAATTATTCTGAAAGTTTTAATCCAAATAAAGTTAAAACTACTCGGGAAAAGTATGTGATTATTAACCAACTTGATATTTTTGAAAGGATTTATATAAAAATTTGA
- the ileS gene encoding isoleucine--tRNA ligase, which yields MKSQNSKEQKSDFSYKETLNLLKTDFSMRANSVVREPEIQNFWANNDIDFQLGSSNSGEIFTLHDGPPYANGALHMGHALNKVLKDIINKYKTLRGFRVHFVPGWDCHGLPIELKVLQNLKSDERKNLDTLNLRKKATDYAHIQINNQKEGFKRWGIWGDWNNPYLTLKKSYESAQIGVFGKMFLNGYIYRGLKPVHWSPSSRTALAEAELEYPDEHYSKSIYVSLKITKIPEEILLNFIQENLNIKKDFFQNNSFITIWTTTPWTIPANEAVAVNPKIKYVFAIDEDKKIYLFAEVLTSEISKKFNKDFKLLLEVKGSKLENIEYQHPSKNKNCRIVIGGDYITTESGTGIVHTAPGHGIDDFNVGQKYDLPITCVVDEKGNLNEYSGQFKGSNVLKDANDLIIEHLKGNNLLLLQENYKHRYPYDWRTKKPTIFRATEQWFASVNGFRSSALKAIEDVKWMPATGKKRIYSMVVGRGDWCISRQRSWGVPIPVFYKKDGSDILLNSEIINHIQELFSDHGADIWWDWDVKNLLPENYAKDSDLWKKGTDTMDVWFDSGSSWAAVCELRSELKYPADLYLEGSDQHRGWFQSSLLTSVAVNNKPPYKKVLTHGFALDENGRKMSKSLGNVVDPNIIINGGKNKKNEPAYGADVLRLWVSSVDYSVDVPIGSNILKQLSDVYRKVRNTARYLLGNIHDYDPKIDSFEIDQLPLLDQWMLGRLVEVTDQISNAYENYEFSKFFQILQSFCVVDLSNFYLDIAKDRLYVSSKSQFRRRSCQFVMSKVVENLAVLISPVLCHMAEDIWQNIPYSTKEKSVFQRGWPIFSKSWKNKTLNEHIANLRNLRVEINKAIEGCRNKQIIGAALETEVNYLPEDKVVKDSLTWLKEFGNHDVDLFRDWLIVSNFQMVSDLVRNSLIIDNNALGKIQIVKANGQKCDRCWHYEKETFNGIQNTKLCKRCSNIINLEFT from the coding sequence ATGAAATCTCAAAATAGCAAAGAACAAAAATCAGACTTTTCTTATAAAGAAACTTTAAATTTATTAAAAACTGACTTCTCAATGCGCGCTAACTCAGTTGTAAGAGAACCGGAGATTCAGAATTTTTGGGCTAACAATGATATTGATTTCCAATTAGGCTCAAGCAATTCAGGCGAAATATTTACGCTACATGATGGCCCTCCTTATGCAAATGGAGCTCTTCATATGGGTCATGCCCTTAATAAAGTTTTAAAAGACATAATAAATAAGTACAAAACCTTAAGAGGATTTAGGGTTCATTTCGTACCTGGTTGGGACTGTCATGGATTACCTATTGAATTAAAAGTTCTTCAGAATTTAAAATCTGATGAAAGAAAGAATCTTGACACTCTAAATTTAAGAAAAAAAGCAACAGATTATGCCCATATCCAAATTAATAATCAGAAGGAGGGTTTCAAAAGGTGGGGCATATGGGGAGATTGGAATAACCCTTACTTAACTCTTAAGAAAAGTTATGAATCTGCTCAGATTGGAGTATTTGGGAAAATGTTTTTAAATGGCTATATATATCGAGGACTTAAACCTGTGCATTGGAGTCCAAGTTCAAGGACTGCACTTGCAGAAGCAGAATTAGAATATCCTGATGAACATTATTCAAAAAGTATTTATGTTTCATTAAAAATCACTAAAATACCTGAGGAAATTCTATTAAATTTCATCCAAGAAAATCTTAATATCAAAAAAGATTTTTTTCAAAATAATTCTTTTATAACTATTTGGACCACTACTCCTTGGACAATACCTGCAAATGAAGCAGTTGCAGTAAATCCAAAAATAAAGTACGTTTTTGCTATCGATGAAGATAAGAAAATTTACCTTTTTGCTGAGGTTTTAACCTCTGAAATAAGTAAGAAATTTAATAAAGATTTCAAGTTGCTTTTAGAGGTTAAAGGTTCCAAATTGGAAAATATTGAATATCAACATCCCTCTAAGAATAAAAATTGCAGAATTGTAATTGGAGGAGATTATATTACTACAGAATCAGGGACTGGAATTGTTCATACTGCGCCTGGTCATGGGATAGATGATTTTAATGTGGGTCAAAAATATGATTTACCAATAACATGTGTCGTTGATGAAAAAGGTAACTTAAATGAATATTCTGGTCAATTCAAAGGATCAAATGTCCTTAAAGATGCAAATGATTTAATTATTGAACACTTAAAAGGAAATAATTTGCTTCTATTACAAGAAAATTATAAGCATAGATATCCGTATGATTGGAGAACCAAAAAACCAACTATTTTTAGGGCAACAGAACAATGGTTCGCATCTGTAAATGGCTTTAGATCATCCGCATTAAAGGCAATCGAAGATGTTAAATGGATGCCAGCAACTGGAAAGAAAAGAATTTATTCTATGGTTGTTGGCAGAGGAGATTGGTGTATTTCTAGACAAAGGTCATGGGGAGTCCCTATTCCAGTATTTTATAAAAAAGATGGTAGTGACATCCTACTTAACAGCGAGATAATTAATCATATTCAAGAACTTTTTAGTGATCATGGAGCAGATATTTGGTGGGATTGGGATGTTAAGAATCTATTACCAGAAAATTATGCAAAAGACTCGGATCTATGGAAAAAAGGGACAGATACAATGGATGTTTGGTTCGATTCAGGATCTAGCTGGGCCGCAGTATGTGAATTAAGAAGTGAATTAAAGTATCCAGCCGATCTTTATTTAGAGGGCTCAGATCAACATCGAGGATGGTTCCAATCTTCTTTGTTGACGTCTGTTGCAGTAAATAATAAACCTCCATATAAGAAAGTTTTAACTCACGGTTTTGCACTTGATGAAAACGGTAGGAAAATGAGCAAATCTTTAGGTAATGTTGTTGATCCAAATATAATTATTAATGGAGGTAAAAATAAAAAAAATGAACCTGCTTATGGCGCTGATGTATTAAGGCTATGGGTGAGTTCTGTAGATTATTCAGTAGATGTTCCAATTGGTTCAAATATACTCAAGCAACTTTCAGATGTGTACAGAAAAGTTCGTAATACCGCAAGATATCTTTTAGGTAATATTCATGATTATGATCCTAAAATTGATAGTTTTGAAATTGATCAATTGCCTCTCTTAGATCAATGGATGTTAGGCAGATTAGTTGAAGTTACAGATCAAATATCAAATGCTTATGAAAATTATGAATTTTCAAAATTTTTCCAAATTTTACAAAGTTTTTGTGTTGTAGATCTATCAAATTTTTATTTGGATATTGCAAAGGATAGGTTATATGTAAGTTCTAAATCACAATTTAGGAGAAGATCATGTCAGTTTGTTATGTCAAAAGTTGTTGAAAATTTAGCCGTACTTATATCTCCAGTGCTTTGTCATATGGCTGAAGATATTTGGCAAAATATTCCATATTCAACTAAAGAAAAATCAGTATTTCAAAGAGGATGGCCAATTTTTTCGAAGTCATGGAAAAATAAAACTCTTAATGAACACATTGCAAATTTAAGAAATTTGAGAGTTGAAATTAACAAGGCGATAGAAGGATGTAGGAACAAACAAATAATTGGAGCAGCTTTAGAAACTGAAGTTAATTATTTACCTGAAGATAAAGTTGTAAAGGATTCACTGACTTGGCTAAAAGAATTTGGTAATCATGATGTAGATTTATTTAGGGATTGGCTTATAGTTTCAAACTTCCAAATGGTATCCGATTTGGTTAGGAATTCTCTGATTATCGATAACAATGCACTTGGGAAGATTCAAATAGTAAAAGCTAATGGTCAAAAATGTGATAGATGTTGGCATTATGAAAAAGAAACTTTTAATGGAATCCAAAATACAAAATTATGCAAAAGATGTTCAAATATTATTAATCTTGAATTTACTTAA